Below is a genomic region from Isosphaeraceae bacterium EP7.
GAAGTGCAGCCGGTTCGCCGCCTGGGGGATGATCAGGCTGCGCGGGCCGTCGATCACATCGGCGGTGACTTCTTCCTCACGATGCGCGGGCAGACAGTGCAGGAAGATCGCGTCGGGGCTTGCCAGCCTGAACATCGCCGCGTTGACCTGATAAGCGCGGAATGCCTCGAGCCGCTTGGCACTCTCGGCCTCCTGTCCCATGCTCGTCCAGATATCGGTGTATACGACGTGCGCGTCGCGGACCGCCTTCGACGGGTCGTGCTCCACATTCAGCGGTACGCCCGGAAATGTCCTGGTGTACTGATCGCGGAACTCGGCCGGGAAGTCGTAGTCCGGCGGACAGGTCAGCACGAACTCCAGGCCCAGCAGCGCACAGGCCAGGGCCAAGGATCTCGCCACATTATTGCCGTCGCCCACGAAGACCAGTCGGATTCCGTCGAGCTCGCCCAGGGCCTCGTGGATCGTCAAGATGTCGGCCATCGCCTGACAGGGGTGGGCGCTGTCGCTCAGGGCGTTGATGACCGGGACCGTGGCGTACCTGGCCAGTTCCTCGACGTTCGATTGCGCGAACGTCCGGACGGTCAGGACGTCGACGTACTGGCTAATCACCCGGGCGAAGTCGGCGATGGTTTCGCGCTTGCCCAGGCCAACTTCCTCGCCCCTGAGGAATATTGAGCTTCCTCCGAGCTGCGCCATTGCGGCCTCGAAGCTCACCCTCGTGCGCAAAGAGGGTTTCTCGAAGAGCAGGCCGAGCATCTGACCGGGCAGGTAGAGCCGGCGATTCCCCTCCTGCTCCTCGCGTTTGATCACGATCGCGAGCTGGAGCAGCTCCCGGGCCGCCTGGGGCGTCAGGTCGAACAGGTCGACGAAGTGGCGTATCATCTCTCGAATTCCCTTGTACGCCGCCCGATCAGAGGGCGCGAAGCACCTCGGCGAGGATCCCGCATCCTTCATCGACCTGCTCGTCGGTGAGCGTCAGGGCCGGCAGCAGGCGGACCACGGTGCCGTGGGTCGCGTTGATCAGTAAGTTCCGTTCCAAACAGGCCGCGACGACAGGCGACGCGTCCTTGGAGAGTTCAACGCCGATCATCACCCCGCGGGCACGGATGTCGAGGATCAGGTCGGGCCGCTCGTCGCGGACCTTGCGGAAGTGTCCCTCGAAACGAGCGGCCAGTTCGCCGGCGCGTCGCAAGAGGCCGTCTTCCTCGATCGTCTCGATCGTGGCCAGGCCCGCACGGCAGGCGATGGGATTGCCGCCGAACGTGCTCGCGTGCGTCCCGGGGACCAGGCTCCTGGCCACCTCGGGACGGGCCATCATTACCCCGGCCGCAACCCCACCGGCCAGCGCCTTGGCGCAGGTCAGGACATCGGGAATAAGGCCAGCCTCATGCTGATAGGCGAACCAATTGCCTGTCCGGCCCAAACCCGTCTGCACCTCGTCGAGCATGAGCAGGGCGCCCCGCTCATCGCAAAGTCTTCGGAGGGCGGTCAGATACCCGGGCGGCGGGACATTGACTCCCCCTTCGCCCTGGATCGGCTCGATCAGCACGGCCGCGGTCGAGTCGTCGATCGCGGCGGCGGCGGCCTCGACATCGCCGTATGGCACATACTCGAAGCCGGGAACCAGCGGTTCGAAGCCCGCATGGTACTTGGGTTGGGCCGTGGCCGTCAGGGCGGCATAAGTCCGGCCGTGGAACCCGCCCGTCATGGTCACGATCTTTGACTTGCCGGCGGGATGCCCATGGACCCGCGCCAGCTTGATCGCCGCCTCGTTGGCCTCCGCCCCGCTGTTGCAGAAGAACGCCTGGCCGCCGAACGATCGTTCCGAGAGCGCCTGCGCGAAGGCCCCCTGCGACTCGATGTACCAGGTATTCGGCACGTGGATGAGCTGGCCGACCTGCTCGCGTACGGCCTCGACCAGCCTTGGCGGGCAATGGCCCAGCAGGTTGCAGCCCCAACCGGGGAAGAAGTCGAGGTACCGCGTACCCTCGGCGTCCCAGATCCAGGACCCCTCCCCGCGCACGAGTGCGACGGGATAGCGGCGATAGTTGCCGATCACGTAGCGATCGAACTGGGCGATAATCTCGGCCGAGCCGGGCTGGGCGACCTGGGCCATGGCGGCGGAATCTCCGACGTTGTCGAGCGAAAAGATCCGAATTGAAGGATGGACCCGTCGACCTGCGAGCGACGCAGGGGCGACGGGCTGCGTCAGATCGGGGCGATCTCTCAGGGCATCTTGGCCGGGACCGGCCTACGCTGGCGTTCGGCCTGCGTCGCGGCCGTCTCGTTCCTGGGGACGATCATCGTGCCGACGCCGGTGTCGGTGTACATCTCGACGAGCAGCGAGTGCCGCATCCGGCCGTCGATGATGTGCACCTTGCCCACGCCCGCCTCCAGGCTCTCCAGGCAGGCCTCGACCTTGGGGATCATCCCCTTGTCGATCACGCCCGATGCGATCAAGGCGCGACAGCCCTCTGGGTCGAGACTCTCGATCAGGCTCTTGGGTTCGTGCCTGTCGCGCAAAATTCCGGGGGTGTCGGTCAGGAAGACCAACTTCTCGGCATGAAGCGCCTGCGCCACGGCCGCGGCGGCGGTGTCCGCATTCACGTTCAAGAGGTTCCCGTCGTCGTCCTCGGCCAGGCTGGGCAGCAGTGGGACAACCCCCGCCAGGCAGAGGTCCTCGATCGGCTGGGCGTCGACCTCCGTCACCTCGCCTACCCGCCCCAGGTCAACCTCGCGGCCGTCCAGCTTCGTCAACCTGCGGCCGAAGAGGCACTGATGAGTCTTGTGATGCATCCCTCGGGCGCGGCCGCCGAACTTGTTGATGTGCCGCTCGATGTCGAGGTTGATCTCCTCGGCGAGCACACGAGCCACGATCTTCAGGGTCGCCTCATCGGTGTACCGGCGACCCTGGACGAACGTGGGCTCTAGCCCGGCGGCTGCCATCGCTGCCGTGATCGCCTTGCCCCCGCCGTGCACCAGCACGGGCCGCATCCCCACGCTCTGCATGAACACCACGTCGACCAGCAGCGCACGGAGCGCCTCGGGAGACTCCATCACCGAGCCCCCCAGCTTGATGACGGTGAACTTGCCGTGGAACTGGCGGATGTAGCCTAGGGCTTCGATCAGGACATCCGCCTTGCGGATCGCTTCCTCATACAACGTCGGAACCCTCGTCTACGACCGACCCAATCCCGAAATCAGCAAGTCGCCGATTGTCCCGCCCATCCCGCGTCCTGTAAAGCCCCCATCGGTTGGCCTGATCAGAGACAAGCCTCTCCTCTTCGTTTACAAAAGGTGTCGCTCACGCCGATGGCTCGGCCTTTTCGCACAGATTAAGATGCTGTGCATACTTAGGCTTGCTACGCCACGGTCCCATTGTCCGGTGCTGGCGCCGATACGGTCACCCACTCCCAGACTCTCATCCTAAGGGACGAAATGCCCATCGCCCGCCGCCCTGTGACGTCCGAAGCCCGCCGCTCGCGTCTTAGTCCCCGTTTTCGAAGACCTCGAATCCCGCGCGTTAATGGCCGCATCACCGTCTACTGTCGGCTCTCAGATCGCCAAACGGCTGGCCGACACGGCCTACGTCGAGAAACTCATCGGCGCCAGGGCCTTGGCCACCGCCGACGGGACCGCCCTTCGAAATCGAACGGTCGCCGATCTCAGTCGCGGCGCCTCGCGCCAGGGCGTCGTCCTGCGCATCCTCCGCAGCCCGGCCGCCGCCAACGAGGAGGTCAGTCACGTTTACCTGAATGTCCTCGGCCGATCCCCCTCCGCCGCCGAGCTCAAGGTCGGTCGGCAGGTCCTTACGCTCGGGGGCGACTCGCGCACGCTCATCATCCGGGCCGCGTCTGGTGCCGAGTTCCTCGCCCGCAATGGCGGGGACCAGAGCAAGGCCATCGGGGCGCTCTACCCGCTCATCTTAAGCCGAAATGGCTCGGATGCCGAGATTGCCTCTCATGCCGCATAGTCCGCGGCCAGAAGTGGCAACCTTCGCGCCGTGGCCCGGGCCATCGCGTTCAGCCCCGAGTCAAACACCCGCACCGCGTCCGTGATCCTGGCCAAATTCGGCGCCGCCACGCCGCAGACCCTCAGGTCGGCCGCGCTGGCCCTCCTCAGCCCGGGGGGCGTCACCCGGGTTGAGGCCAATGCGCTTGCGACGGACTCGGCGTACGCCATGCTGACGATCCCCGCCGAGACGGCCACTCCGCGTCTTGCCGCCGGCAACGGGCAGGTCAAGACCCGTGCAGCAATCGAGAGCGCCCGATCCGGCGTGCCGCTCGCCCCCGGCTTCAATCTCCGCAGTTCGTTCACCAACTTGCCGGTCCTCATCGATCCGTTCGCCAACTCGTTCCTCACATTGAATCTCACCTCGATGGGGCAGGACGGATCGGTCTGGGCTAGCGACGGCTATTCCATCTTCGTGCTCCCGCCCGCCGCAACGGCCTGGACGGAGGTCCTGACGGTCTTCGGAGGTTTCTCGGATCTCGCGGCGACCTCCTCGAGCACTGCCTGGGCCATCACCAGCGGGTTCGTCTCCCATGTTGTTGGGGGCTCCTGGTCGATCGCACCGTTACTCCCCGGCGGGGACACGCCGTCGGCGATCGCGGCTGGTGTCGACACATTTGTCAACGTCCTCGGGGCCTCGGGCCAGATCTATCAACTCGATAACGCGGGACAGTCGTGGAACACCCTCCCCACGCCAGGGGCCGGCCTCACCACGATCAAGGCGTCCGGGACCGATGTCCTCATCGGGATCGGGGCGGGCAATGGGGCCGCCGATCGGTCGCTCTGGACGTTTGCGAACGGGGCCTGGTCTCAGATCTCCGGAGGGCCCGCGCTGACCGATGCCGCGGTTGGCGCCGACGGAGCAATCTGGGCCTGGGGTCAGAATTCGACGACGATCAACGTCATGCTCCCGGACGGCACCTGGACCGTCCCCCCCACGACGAACCTGCTCTCGACGTCGCTGAATCAGACGATCGGTTATGTGATGGCCACCTCGGCCAACCTCGCGGTTGTCGTCCCCACCCAGGGACTCTACCCGTTCCCGCAGACCGTTCAGTTTGCTTACGGGTTGCTCGACAGGCCGGCGACCACGTATCCGGCCTTCACGAACAACGATCAGGTGACGGCCTATAACGCGATCGGCACCACGCTGGGCATCACCGTCTCGGGCGGGATCCGCGGCCAATATCCAAATCTCGCCTTCGACCCGGATCTGGCGGCCCTGACGGTCACGCAGATGACCGCGCCGCTGGGCGTTTCCCAGTCCGACTGGCACATCGTCCAGACACAGGTCCTCAAAGAACTCTCCTACATCGGCCCCATCCAGAAGCTCTATCAGAACTTCGGAGACCTCAACTCCAGCCTCAACTCACTCAGCAACACGGTCTTCCTCACCAGCATCGACCTGGTGCTGGGTTCGACCACTTCGCCCCAATCCAACAACACCGCCACGCTCGTCGTCGAGGCCCTGGGCGAGGCCATCCTCGGGGCCATCGGAGGGGCAGGCGTCGGCCCCGCTTACTCGATCGCTGCCTCCCTCCTCTCCACGACCCTTGTGGCGGCCATCTCCGCCCTCCAGGGGACCAACCCTCCCGATGCCAACGGCGCCGTGTACATCGTGGCCGCCGACCTCGGCCAGACCGTCGCCAATCTTTTCGTCAACACCTCCAACCAACAGGGCAACGACGAGATCGCGGTCCTCTCCAACTGGTCCTATCTGTCGGCGGTCGGCCAGCAACTGACGTCCGGCCAGTGGGCCTGGCCCGCGAATCAGTCCGCCGTCATGCTCAACGCAGCCAGTCCCGCTCTGGAGCTCTACTTCCTCCAGGCCCTCATTCCCGCCAAATATCAAATCATCGGATTCGAGTACGGAGATTACGTCAAGCAGCCACTGAGCCAGAATCTCAACGTCCCGTCCTACGACATTGAGACCGTCTATGGCGGGATGCAACCACGGCCGCCCCTGGGAGTACGTCTACTTCATGAACGCCCAGGGCGCCTCACACAACCCGTTCGACGGGGAAGACCTGAGCCCGTTCCCAACCTCGAAGACGTTCGAGACCCTCTTCAATGACCTTGGCGTGAATCCGGACGATCTCTGGGCTGGAAATGGCGGCTGGGCCGAGATCCCCTACCTCTTCGTCAAGCCCGCCTGAATGAGACCGCGGGCGGATCCCTGATCGCCTCAGATCCGATTGTGGACGTCCACCACGATCGGGATCATCGTTGCCCGGCCGATCCTGTAAAATGTGATGAGCCCGGTCGATTGACCGGGCTCATCGATTCGTGCAGGGCAGGGGGCAGGGTGCATGGCTTCGACATTCTGGTTGATCGCGGCCCTCGCAACGTCGCTCGCGGAAATCCCGCCGCAAGACATCCTCCCCCCGCCCGAGGCCGTCGATGCCGCTGCCGGCGCGCTCCGCCAGGAACGCCGGGCGATCCACGACCGTGAGACATCGCGACTGCTGACCGTCGCCGGCCGCCTCGAGAACGAGGGTAAGAGCGACGAGGCCCAGGCCGTACGCGGCCTGATTCGGCCCCTGGGGAAGGGGAGCGATGCCACCCGTTTCGTCCCCTGTGTCGACATCGTCCCGGCGGGTTCAGCGACCAGACCCAACCCCGGAGGCGAGGAGATCGCGGCCGTCCTGAGTGAAGCCGCCGATGCGCTCTTCGCTCTGGCCGGTAAGTCCGCAGCGGGCGTGGAGCCGAACCTGGCACTGGCCGACGCCTGCCTTCGGGATGTCCTCGAGCGCAGGCCCGACCATGCCGAGGCACGCAGATTGATGGGCTATATCGCCTACAATGGCGGTTGGGCGACACCTTATGCCGTTGCACGCCTGAAAGAAGGGATGGTGCCGCACGCCACGTTCGGCTGGGTGCTGGGCGATTGGGTCCCGCACCTTGAACGAGGCGAACTGCCCGCCTTGCCCGTGAAGAATCAGGCGACCCGGTGGCTTCCCGCCTCGCAGGCCGATGCACAGCGGCAGGAATGGTCCTCGGCCTGGAAGATCAACACCGAGCATTTTCAGATCCAGACCAATGCGCCGCTGGCCGACGCCATCGCGTTCGGTCGCAAGCTCGAAGCTCTCGACGACCTCTTCTTCGCCCTCATGGCCGACGTGATTGGTCCCGAACTGCCGCTGGCTAAACGGTTCCGCTCGAAGGGTTTCGCGACGGCAGGCCCTGGCCGGACCCATCTCGTCTACTATTACGCCAACCAGAACGAGTACATCGACGCTCTCTTACCCCGCCAGGGAGAGTCGATCCGCGAGAGCCTGGGGATTTACATGCCGAGGGAACCGAAACGGAAAATCCCCGGGGCGAGCTATTTCTATCGAGACCCCAAGGCGCAGATTGACACCACTGCCACCCTCTTCCACGAGGCCTCGCACCAGCTCCTCTTCGAGACCGCGGGCAAGTCGGATTACTCGGACAAGGCGAACTATTGGGTCATCGAAGGGATGGGCTGCTATTTCGAGACCCTTAAATTCCAGTCCGACGGCACGCTCAGGATTGGCGGAATGGTCGGCCCACGCCTCGCCATCGCACGCAAGAGGGCGATTGATCATGGCGAGTTCATGCCTACCGAACGCCTCGTTGCCCTCGGCCGCAACGCCTTTAACGGCATTAACGGAGGAGATGTCTACCTCAATTATGCCCAGGCAATGGCCCTGACCACGTTCTTGATGCAGCGCGAGGGGGCCCACGGCCGTGACGCCTTCCTCGATTATGTCCGCGATGTGTACAAGGGGCGCACCAGGGCCAAGATTGGCCGGAGCCTTCAAGATCGCCTCCAGGTGTCATACGAGACCCTGGACGCCGAACTCCTTGACTACCTGAAGGGTGAGGAGACCGCCGCGCCGATCCTAGACGGTGCGCGCGACGAGTCCGGCGACCCCGCCCGTAGGGGTCGCTAGACGCGTCTGCATCGATCGAACTTATCTCGGCCGATGCCGCTCAGGAATATGGAAGGCCCGGGGATCAGGCGGGCTGGTTTCCTGTCCGTCGCGACGAACCTGGCCGGAAGTAAATGCCGGGAGAAATCCCGGCCCTGGGCAAAGGGCGGCACTCAGGCCGCGTCAATCGCCGGCAATCGCGAGTCAATAAAACCCACCTTCGACGGCTTACTCGCCGACGTAGGGGATCAGGGCCAGGAAGCGGGCCCGCTTGACCGCGTCGCTGGAGGCTCGCTGGAACGCGGCGCAGTTGCCGCTTCGCTTGCGGGAGAACATCTTGCTCTGGTTGGTGCAGAGCTTCTTCAAGAGGCCGATGTCCTTGTAGTCGACATAGGCGGGGCGAGGGCAACCTTCGGGGGTGCAAAACCGGCAGCGGTTCTTGCGATTTCGGCCGAATTTCTTCCGCGGCATGGAACCTGGTGTCCTGGATACGGTTGTGTCAAGCCTAGCGTCCGAATCGGGCGTCGGACGCATCCCGAGTCGCGCACAAGTGGGAATCGGACACTCTAGGCTCTCCCAGGATGCCGGTCAAGGTCAACCCTGACACATCGTCGCCCCTCGATTAGCTCGGAGATGGGCGGGGAGGGGGGGCAGGACGGGATGCGGTGGTCGAACCGGTTAGTTCCTCACTGAGATCCCAGAGCCGTCGGGCCGCATCCACGTCGTTGGAGGCCTTCGACGACGGGACCGCCCGCTCATCGACGAAGTAGCGGCCGGTGACTCCCTCGACCTCGGGCGAGGATGCCAGGTACACCAACGTGCGTGCGCCTTCTTCGGGGCTGATGAATTTCGTACGCAGAAGGCGTTGATAGAAGAACGACAACACCTGCCAGGACAGGCCGTTATTGGTTCCAATGTTGGTCGCCACGAGGCCGGGGTGGAGTGCGTTCACGGTCACACTCGTCCCTTCGAGCCGACGCGCCAGCTCATAGGTAAAGAGCAGGTTTGCCAGCTTGGAGTGGTGGTAGGCAGGGAATCCGGCTCGGTATCCGCGTTCGAACTGGAGGTCGTCGAACCTGGCCCCTACGGACATCTCGTGACCGATCGACGAAACGTTCACGATACGCGCTGGTGCACCGGAGCAGATCCGGTCGAGCAACAGGGTTGTGAGTAGAAAGTAGGCAAGGTGATTCAAGGCGAAGGTCATTTCGATGCCGTCGGCGCTCAGACGCCGTGTCAGGAAGATGCCCCCGGCGTTGTTCACCAGCACGTCGAGGCGAGGATACTGTTCGAGGAACTGTCGAGCCAGCTCCCGGACGTCGGCTTGGCGGGATAGGTCGGCCACGAGGGATCCGACGGAAGGATTCCCGGTCCGCTGGCGAATCCGAGCGGCCACTGCCTCGCACTTCGCCGGGTCTCGTCCCACGATGACGACCTTCGCCCCCTGTTGAGCCAGAGCTTCTGCAGTGACCGCGCCGATGCCTGAGGTCGCACCCGTGACCAAGCAGACTTTTCCCTGCACGGTAGCCCTCCCGTGGATCGGAGTTCGTGTGGGTGGGCGATCGGGACTCGCTATTCGGCGTCGTCGATCACCTTCTTGTTCATCGCCTTCGAGATGATGTGGTCGTAGACGGTGCAGGGGAGCAGTCGGAGGAGTCCCATGGCCCAGCTTGCCTGCCAAGGGAACCGCACTTCGGCACGCCCCTCGGCGATCCCCTTGAGGATTGCCCGCGCGGCGGGCTCGACCTCCACCATGAACCGTGGGGAGCGGATCGACGCGGTCATCGGGGTGCGGACGAATCCTGGCCGGACGGTCGTCACCGAGACCCCGAATGGTTTCAGTTCCACGCGGAGGCCTTCCAGGAGTGCGGCCACAGCCGCCTTCGAGGCGATGTACCCCGAGACGAGCGGGGACCCCCGATAGGACGACAGGCTGCTGATCCCTGCAATTCGTCCTCGACCGCGTTCGAGCATCCCCGGGAGCGTGGCCTCGATTGCGTAGACGATCCCGAGGTAATTCACACGCATGAGCGTCTCGAAACCGCCGGCTTCGAAGGGGGTCGCCGGTGTCCCGAGTCCGATCCCGGCGTTGGCGATCAGAAGATCGATCGGCCCCAACTCCGCTTCAACTCGCGCGATGGCGTGCCGAACAGAGTCACGGTCCGAGACGTCGGCCTCGACCGCCGTCGCCACCCCTCCGCGTCCTCGGATGGATTCCATCGTGGCGTAGAGTGCATTCTCCGGCAAGGCGACCAGGCCGACACGGGCCCCGGCTGCCGCCAACTGGCCGGCAAGCTCGGCACCGATCCCGCTGGATGCGCCCGTGATCACAGCGACCCGGTCCTTGAATGACATTGAAATGCGACTCGATTTGAGGTCCGGCGTGGTGTGAAAGGGCTCTCTCCGTACTCGCTCGGTTGGCCCCAAGCCTGGATGAGGAGACCGGCGTCGCAAAGCCTCCGGCAGCGTGTCGAGGGTCGGGTCGTGGGCATCTGTTGAGATGGAGTCGGAGGCGAGGACCATGATCACCGCCGGCATCGGTCGGGTCAACAGATAAGGTGAAATGAGACGGGATGTACCCGAAAGCCGCCAATGGACATCGATAGTGAGCGACTGTGTGTCGACCATGCAATCTGCCACCTGCCACTCTGTCCGAGTCGCAGATCAATCCGATCGGAATAGCGATGGCCGAGGCCGCTCGGCTGGTGCGGACCTGGCAGCGCCTGAACGGCACGGGAACGTGTTGCAAGAGTCGGGATTCTGCAACAATTCGACCGCAGCGGGTTATTGGCGGGGGCCGCCTGAGGAATTGTGACGATCGCGATACGCTCGGGACGGGGTTCGCCGGTCTCGCCATCGAAATGAACCCATAAGCTCCATTATCGGACGCAAAATCTGGCTGCAAAATTGGGGAGCATTCGATCGCATCGAATCGAACGCGTCATCGGTCCTTCCCCATGACCTTGTTGAGCAGCTCGAGGATACGACTTGATGCGGGCCCCGACCCCTCGACGAGCTCTTGAGCCTCGGCAAAGCTCAGCCTCGGGTCAG
It encodes:
- a CDS encoding DUF1570 domain-containing protein translates to MASTFWLIAALATSLAEIPPQDILPPPEAVDAAAGALRQERRAIHDRETSRLLTVAGRLENEGKSDEAQAVRGLIRPLGKGSDATRFVPCVDIVPAGSATRPNPGGEEIAAVLSEAADALFALAGKSAAGVEPNLALADACLRDVLERRPDHAEARRLMGYIAYNGGWATPYAVARLKEGMVPHATFGWVLGDWVPHLERGELPALPVKNQATRWLPASQADAQRQEWSSAWKINTEHFQIQTNAPLADAIAFGRKLEALDDLFFALMADVIGPELPLAKRFRSKGFATAGPGRTHLVYYYANQNEYIDALLPRQGESIRESLGIYMPREPKRKIPGASYFYRDPKAQIDTTATLFHEASHQLLFETAGKSDYSDKANYWVIEGMGCYFETLKFQSDGTLRIGGMVGPRLAIARKRAIDHGEFMPTERLVALGRNAFNGINGGDVYLNYAQAMALTTFLMQREGAHGRDAFLDYVRDVYKGRTRAKIGRSLQDRLQVSYETLDAELLDYLKGEETAAPILDGARDESGDPARRGR
- the argF gene encoding ornithine carbamoyltransferase, encoding MIRHFVDLFDLTPQAARELLQLAIVIKREEQEGNRRLYLPGQMLGLLFEKPSLRTRVSFEAAMAQLGGSSIFLRGEEVGLGKRETIADFARVISQYVDVLTVRTFAQSNVEELARYATVPVINALSDSAHPCQAMADILTIHEALGELDGIRLVFVGDGNNVARSLALACALLGLEFVLTCPPDYDFPAEFRDQYTRTFPGVPLNVEHDPSKAVRDAHVVYTDIWTSMGQEAESAKRLEAFRAYQVNAAMFRLASPDAIFLHCLPAHREEEVTADVIDGPRSLIIPQAANRLHFQKALLVWLMQDKTNDGQGQPAQARARTTV
- the argB gene encoding acetylglutamate kinase — protein: MYEEAIRKADVLIEALGYIRQFHGKFTVIKLGGSVMESPEALRALLVDVVFMQSVGMRPVLVHGGGKAITAAMAAAGLEPTFVQGRRYTDEATLKIVARVLAEEINLDIERHINKFGGRARGMHHKTHQCLFGRRLTKLDGREVDLGRVGEVTEVDAQPIEDLCLAGVVPLLPSLAEDDDGNLLNVNADTAAAAVAQALHAEKLVFLTDTPGILRDRHEPKSLIESLDPEGCRALIASGVIDKGMIPKVEACLESLEAGVGKVHIIDGRMRHSLLVEMYTDTGVGTMIVPRNETAATQAERQRRPVPAKMP
- the rpsR gene encoding 30S ribosomal protein S18, coding for MPRKKFGRNRKNRCRFCTPEGCPRPAYVDYKDIGLLKKLCTNQSKMFSRKRSGNCAAFQRASSDAVKRARFLALIPYVGE
- a CDS encoding aspartate aminotransferase family protein is translated as MAQVAQPGSAEIIAQFDRYVIGNYRRYPVALVRGEGSWIWDAEGTRYLDFFPGWGCNLLGHCPPRLVEAVREQVGQLIHVPNTWYIESQGAFAQALSERSFGGQAFFCNSGAEANEAAIKLARVHGHPAGKSKIVTMTGGFHGRTYAALTATAQPKYHAGFEPLVPGFEYVPYGDVEAAAAAIDDSTAAVLIEPIQGEGGVNVPPPGYLTALRRLCDERGALLMLDEVQTGLGRTGNWFAYQHEAGLIPDVLTCAKALAGGVAAGVMMARPEVARSLVPGTHASTFGGNPIACRAGLATIETIEEDGLLRRAGELAARFEGHFRKVRDERPDLILDIRARGVMIGVELSKDASPVVAACLERNLLINATHGTVVRLLPALTLTDEQVDEGCGILAEVLRAL
- a CDS encoding SDR family NAD(P)-dependent oxidoreductase codes for the protein MSFKDRVAVITGASSGIGAELAGQLAAAGARVGLVALPENALYATMESIRGRGGVATAVEADVSDRDSVRHAIARVEAELGPIDLLIANAGIGLGTPATPFEAGGFETLMRVNYLGIVYAIEATLPGMLERGRGRIAGISSLSSYRGSPLVSGYIASKAAVAALLEGLRVELKPFGVSVTTVRPGFVRTPMTASIRSPRFMVEVEPAARAILKGIAEGRAEVRFPWQASWAMGLLRLLPCTVYDHIISKAMNKKVIDDAE
- a CDS encoding SDR family oxidoreductase, which produces MQGKVCLVTGATSGIGAVTAEALAQQGAKVVIVGRDPAKCEAVAARIRQRTGNPSVGSLVADLSRQADVRELARQFLEQYPRLDVLVNNAGGIFLTRRLSADGIEMTFALNHLAYFLLTTLLLDRICSGAPARIVNVSSIGHEMSVGARFDDLQFERGYRAGFPAYHHSKLANLLFTYELARRLEGTSVTVNALHPGLVATNIGTNNGLSWQVLSFFYQRLLRTKFISPEEGARTLVYLASSPEVEGVTGRYFVDERAVPSSKASNDVDAARRLWDLSEELTGSTTASRPAPPPRPSPS